Proteins from a single region of Amycolatopsis sp. CA-230715:
- a CDS encoding DUF397 domain-containing protein: MSETSLIAWRTSSYTSNGGNCVEVGWRISSYSTTNGDCVEVGRDRQAILVRDTKDRTGGTLGFPAAQWRLLLTHLG; this comes from the coding sequence ATGTCTGAGACCAGCCTCATCGCGTGGCGCACCAGCAGTTACACCAGCAATGGCGGCAACTGCGTGGAGGTCGGCTGGCGCATCAGCAGCTACAGCACCACCAACGGCGATTGTGTCGAGGTCGGGCGAGACCGGCAGGCGATCCTGGTGCGGGACACCAAGGACCGGACCGGAGGCACCCTCGGCTTCCCCGCCGCGCAGTGGCGCTTGCTCCTGACCCACCTCGGCTGA
- a CDS encoding DUF1877 family protein, whose amino-acid sequence MGFDLSALPVRLDSAPLRRIRQDPRAWELADEQIPPSELPHGLASERMLFPNRSHDHAEYVLDPAGRHAIAEWTERERSLPYRIIQGDEPFAEHARGVQGVPLRCSTARFLAEAAATIDALDLAAARERFSVADMVDLCLYKVGPSEDDDDAFARITADLRRLAAYYRDIAGQGLDLVFILD is encoded by the coding sequence GTGGGCTTCGACCTCTCGGCCTTGCCCGTCCGGCTCGACTCCGCTCCACTGCGCCGGATCCGCCAGGACCCGCGCGCGTGGGAGCTGGCCGACGAACAGATACCGCCCAGCGAACTTCCCCACGGCCTCGCGTCCGAGCGGATGCTCTTCCCCAACCGCTCGCACGACCACGCCGAGTACGTCCTTGACCCCGCTGGCCGCCACGCGATCGCTGAGTGGACCGAGCGGGAGCGGTCGCTGCCGTACCGGATCATCCAGGGTGATGAGCCCTTCGCCGAACACGCCCGCGGTGTCCAGGGCGTGCCGCTGCGGTGCTCCACCGCGCGATTCCTCGCCGAAGCCGCGGCCACGATCGACGCGCTCGACCTCGCCGCCGCGCGTGAGCGGTTCTCCGTCGCCGACATGGTGGACCTCTGCCTGTACAAGGTCGGTCCGAGCGAAGACGACGACGATGCCTTCGCCCGGATCACCGCGGATCTGCGGCGGCTCGCCGCCTACTACCGCGACATCGCCGGGCAGGGCCTGGACCTCGTCTTCATACTGGACTGA
- a CDS encoding MarR family winged helix-turn-helix transcriptional regulator, whose protein sequence is MAAQPVDPATLGLLLYRAHQLARGKANDAAAPTGLALHHAAALSAIQSGAVRSQRELGTAIGIDKSTLVRMLDDFERWHLVRRQRAAEDRRAYEIVITEEGEERLREANELYREAMRELLKVFDAKEQRHLHDLLARFADQEG, encoded by the coding sequence ATGGCTGCTCAACCGGTCGATCCGGCAACGCTCGGACTGCTGCTCTACCGCGCCCACCAGCTCGCCAGGGGGAAGGCCAACGACGCGGCCGCACCCACCGGGCTCGCGCTGCACCACGCGGCAGCACTGTCGGCGATCCAGAGCGGGGCGGTGCGCAGCCAGCGCGAACTGGGCACGGCGATCGGCATCGACAAGTCGACCCTGGTGCGGATGCTCGACGACTTCGAGCGCTGGCACCTGGTGCGGCGGCAGCGCGCGGCGGAAGACCGCCGCGCGTACGAAATCGTGATCACCGAAGAAGGCGAGGAGCGGTTGCGCGAAGCGAACGAGCTTTACCGCGAGGCGATGCGAGAGCTGTTGAAAGTCTTTGACGCCAAGGAACAGCGCCACCTGCACGACCTGCTGGCGCGGTTCGCCGACCAGGAGGGCTGA
- a CDS encoding FAD-dependent oxidoreductase produces MVRVLIIGAGLAGPCLAHGLLKNGHEVTLFERDAAVDARAQGYRIHINGDGDAALREWLPSEAYEQAVATSCIAEGGVSFAGPDLREFTEIETPPGASGITVDRLTLRRIMLRGLMGSTRFGAGFSRYELLADGTVRVFLTDGSTAEGDLLVATDGANSGVRRQLVPDFPVSVKEDQLIFGRTPLTARARELAPPAALRGFLGVRGQDGRRLALTAQRFRRDPAEFGLPATEDYVMWAVTAPAQFYGPGLFERDPDDLLDLAGKTLADWDPSVSALIRLGDPAYVLPASVQVSERPEPWPTVPVTLVGDAAHPMAPAGVSAGVAVHDAGLLVSHLISGEPMLDSVRAYEKEMLDHGFAAVATATKNYWGDY; encoded by the coding sequence ATGGTGCGAGTTCTGATCATCGGTGCGGGCCTGGCTGGCCCGTGCCTCGCTCACGGGCTGCTGAAAAACGGCCACGAGGTAACGCTTTTCGAGCGGGATGCCGCCGTCGATGCCCGCGCGCAGGGCTACCGGATCCACATCAACGGCGACGGTGACGCCGCGTTGCGCGAATGGCTGCCCAGCGAGGCGTACGAGCAAGCCGTGGCCACGTCGTGCATCGCGGAGGGCGGGGTCAGCTTCGCCGGGCCGGATCTGCGGGAGTTCACCGAAATCGAGACGCCGCCCGGCGCCTCCGGTATCACGGTCGACAGGCTCACCCTGCGCCGGATCATGCTGCGGGGCCTGATGGGCTCGACGCGGTTCGGCGCCGGGTTCTCCCGCTACGAGCTGCTGGCGGACGGCACCGTGCGGGTGTTCCTCACCGACGGCTCCACCGCCGAGGGCGATCTGCTGGTCGCCACCGACGGCGCCAATTCCGGTGTGCGGCGCCAACTGGTGCCCGACTTCCCGGTCTCCGTCAAGGAAGACCAGTTGATCTTCGGCCGCACGCCGCTCACCGCGCGCGCTCGTGAGCTGGCCCCGCCCGCCGCGCTCCGGGGATTCCTGGGTGTCCGGGGGCAGGACGGTCGCCGCCTCGCGCTGACCGCGCAGCGCTTCCGTCGCGATCCGGCCGAGTTCGGGCTGCCCGCGACCGAGGACTACGTCATGTGGGCGGTCACCGCCCCGGCCCAGTTCTACGGTCCCGGGCTCTTCGAGCGCGATCCCGATGATCTGCTGGACCTGGCCGGGAAGACCCTCGCCGACTGGGATCCGTCGGTGAGCGCGCTGATCCGGCTCGGCGATCCGGCGTACGTCCTGCCCGCGAGTGTCCAGGTCTCCGAGCGTCCCGAGCCGTGGCCGACGGTGCCGGTCACACTGGTCGGCGACGCGGCGCATCCGATGGCGCCGGCCGGGGTCAGCGCCGGGGTCGCGGTGCACGACGCGGGCCTGCTCGTCTCTCACCTGATTTCCGGTGAGCCGATGCTCGACTCCGTCCGCGCCTACGAAAAGGAAATGCTCGACCACGGCTTCGCCGCCGTCGCGACAGCCACCAAGAACTACTGGGGGGACTATTAG
- a CDS encoding DHA2 family efflux MFS transporter permease subunit, with protein sequence MGKWRGNPWVVLLTLSLGFFMTLLDLTAVNVAIPNMIDSLHASLDEMLWVINIYVLALAALLITSGRLGDTRGPRTMFIGGVALFTLASVLCALAQDPAQLIGARVLQGLGAAALMPQTMTIIIGTFPPERRGTALGVWGAVAGVATIAGPTVGGLLVSSVGWRWIFLVNVPIGVLVLAMAVALVPDVRHGARRKLDLAGAGIATVALCCLAFALTEGERYEWNAMIWALLGAAAVLFVAFGLHQRSRQGSEPLLPFALFRDRNYAVMSFVAATVQVGMIGLFLPVMLYLQSVLGYSAIESGLVMAPAMVVSAVLSPMAGRIADRLGGKYVLMTGLVLFAAGLAWLALIVDPGRVWWEFQPALLVSGFGIGCLFGPMITVAMYGVDPRMAGAASGVLNTIRQIGTVLGSAAVGAVLQTKLADAPLVDAVGPTLVLPIAVLTIGALTCFLVRQKRTAVPEAALSR encoded by the coding sequence ATGGGCAAGTGGCGCGGTAATCCCTGGGTGGTGCTCCTGACCCTCAGCCTGGGGTTTTTCATGACCCTGCTGGATCTGACGGCCGTCAACGTCGCCATCCCCAACATGATCGACAGCCTGCACGCCTCGCTCGACGAGATGCTGTGGGTGATCAACATCTACGTCCTCGCGCTCGCCGCGCTGTTGATCACCTCGGGCAGGCTGGGTGACACACGGGGGCCGCGCACGATGTTCATCGGCGGTGTCGCGCTGTTCACGCTGGCGTCCGTGCTGTGCGCGCTCGCGCAGGACCCGGCCCAGCTCATCGGCGCGCGGGTGCTGCAGGGCCTCGGTGCGGCGGCGCTGATGCCGCAGACGATGACGATCATCATCGGCACGTTCCCGCCGGAACGGCGCGGTACGGCGCTCGGCGTGTGGGGCGCGGTCGCGGGCGTGGCCACGATCGCCGGGCCGACGGTCGGCGGGTTGCTGGTCAGCAGTGTCGGCTGGCGGTGGATCTTCCTGGTCAACGTGCCGATCGGCGTGCTCGTGCTCGCGATGGCCGTCGCGCTCGTGCCGGACGTCCGCCACGGTGCGCGCCGCAAGCTGGACCTCGCCGGCGCCGGGATCGCCACCGTTGCGTTGTGCTGCTTGGCTTTCGCGCTCACCGAAGGTGAACGGTACGAGTGGAACGCGATGATCTGGGCGCTGCTCGGCGCGGCGGCGGTGCTGTTCGTCGCGTTCGGACTCCACCAGCGTTCCCGGCAGGGCAGCGAACCGCTGCTGCCGTTTGCACTCTTCCGCGATCGGAACTACGCGGTGATGAGCTTCGTGGCGGCGACCGTCCAGGTCGGCATGATCGGCCTGTTCCTGCCGGTGATGCTCTACCTCCAATCGGTACTGGGTTACAGCGCCATCGAATCGGGGTTGGTGATGGCGCCCGCGATGGTGGTCTCCGCGGTGCTTTCACCGATGGCGGGCCGGATCGCGGATCGCCTCGGCGGCAAGTACGTGCTGATGACCGGGCTGGTGCTGTTCGCGGCCGGGCTGGCGTGGCTCGCGCTGATCGTCGACCCCGGCCGGGTGTGGTGGGAGTTCCAGCCCGCGCTGCTGGTGTCCGGGTTCGGGATCGGCTGCCTGTTCGGCCCGATGATCACGGTCGCGATGTACGGCGTGGACCCGAGGATGGCCGGTGCCGCTTCGGGCGTGCTGAACACGATCCGGCAGATCGGGACGGTTCTCGGCAGCGCCGCTGTCGGCGCGGTGCTGCAGACGAAACTCGCCGACGCACCGCTCGTCGACGCGGTGGGGCCGACGCTCGTGCTCCCCATCGCCGTGCTCACGATCGGCGCCCTGACGTGTTTTTTGGTGCGGCAGAAACGAACCGCCGTACCGGAGGCCGCGTTGAGCCGGTAG
- a CDS encoding type 1 glutamine amidotransferase domain-containing protein — MTSVLIVLSAADHWTLNDGTEHPSGFWAEEFVVPHNLFTGAGWDVTLATPGGKPPTVDQLSLGLSGGLPGKTRKIRAGLEELAPVLATPANLSDVDEADFDVVFYSGGHGPMEDLAVDETSGALLTKRFASGKPLALLCHAPAAALAAKNPDGSWPFEGYRMTGLSNREERLNRFAWKAKWLLEDRLKENGARYSAGLPLRRHVVVDRTLYTGQNPASSAALARRVIEDQG, encoded by the coding sequence ATGACTTCAGTCCTGATAGTCCTGTCCGCGGCGGACCACTGGACGCTCAACGACGGCACCGAGCACCCCTCCGGCTTCTGGGCCGAAGAGTTCGTCGTTCCCCACAACCTGTTCACCGGCGCCGGGTGGGACGTCACGCTGGCCACGCCCGGCGGCAAGCCCCCGACCGTCGACCAGCTCAGCCTCGGCCTCTCCGGCGGACTGCCCGGCAAGACCAGGAAGATCCGTGCCGGACTGGAGGAACTGGCACCGGTGCTCGCTACCCCGGCCAATCTGTCCGATGTGGACGAAGCCGACTTCGACGTGGTCTTCTACTCCGGTGGCCACGGCCCGATGGAAGACCTCGCCGTCGACGAAACCTCGGGCGCCCTGCTCACGAAGCGGTTCGCTTCGGGCAAACCGCTGGCACTGCTGTGCCACGCCCCCGCGGCCGCGCTCGCCGCGAAGAACCCCGATGGAAGCTGGCCGTTCGAGGGATACCGGATGACCGGACTGTCCAATCGGGAGGAACGCCTCAACCGGTTCGCCTGGAAAGCCAAGTGGCTGCTCGAAGACCGCCTCAAGGAGAACGGGGCACGCTACTCGGCCGGTCTTCCCCTGCGCCGCCACGTCGTGGTGGACCGCACCCTCTACACCGGACAGAACCCCGCCTCGTCCGCCGCACTGGCCCGCCGGGTGATCGAGGACCAGGGCTAG
- a CDS encoding acetoacetate decarboxylase family protein, translating into MSPSREGTRPGTVEVDLGGRLVTVPEGGLYDRFRMDTDLDEVARDPRVSGVDFFRRLPKTEVGSPIGPTRTPNFYYRMSSARLTTLARSRAIRARLPEELAPLEVAPGLGLVSVIFFRYDVCDIDFYTEAAVGVAVRPARHSGPGFVDLVAALKNDHLDSYVLSLPVSTEIAQVRGHDGYGFPKWVTEIDVDIDSGRTSARVANDDGGTDLALSVATPPQTSRPSGEHVSTLTSFTSIGGAWHSTLSQTNVLSAGSATFPRDVDLQIGQGRMADDLRSLRPIRTVRLDVTTEGQLALHMPVPVSIRDRGTRRER; encoded by the coding sequence ATGTCACCGTCCCGTGAGGGCACCCGGCCCGGCACGGTCGAGGTGGACCTCGGCGGCCGCCTGGTCACCGTCCCGGAAGGCGGCCTGTACGACCGGTTCCGGATGGACACCGATCTCGACGAGGTCGCCCGCGATCCCCGGGTCAGCGGCGTGGACTTCTTCCGGCGGCTGCCCAAGACCGAGGTCGGTTCGCCGATCGGCCCGACGCGCACGCCGAACTTCTACTACCGCATGTCGTCCGCGCGGCTCACGACGCTCGCCCGCTCCCGCGCGATCCGCGCACGGCTGCCCGAGGAGCTGGCGCCACTGGAAGTGGCGCCGGGGCTCGGACTGGTCTCGGTGATCTTCTTCCGGTACGACGTGTGCGACATCGACTTCTACACCGAGGCCGCCGTCGGCGTCGCCGTCCGGCCCGCGCGCCACAGCGGGCCCGGGTTCGTCGACCTCGTGGCGGCACTGAAGAACGACCACCTCGACTCCTACGTGCTGTCCCTGCCGGTCAGTACCGAAATCGCGCAGGTCCGCGGCCACGACGGCTACGGATTTCCCAAGTGGGTCACCGAAATCGACGTCGACATCGATTCCGGTCGGACGAGCGCGCGCGTCGCCAACGACGACGGTGGCACCGATCTCGCACTGTCGGTCGCGACACCCCCGCAGACCTCCCGCCCCAGCGGAGAACATGTCTCCACGCTGACCTCGTTCACCTCGATCGGCGGCGCATGGCATTCGACGCTGAGCCAGACCAACGTGCTGTCGGCCGGAAGCGCGACGTTCCCGCGCGACGTCGACCTGCAGATCGGCCAGGGGCGCATGGCCGACGACCTGAGGTCGCTCAGGCCGATCAGGACTGTGCGGCTCGACGTCACGACCGAAGGCCAGCTCGCACTGCACATGCCAGTTCCGGTCTCGATCCGGGACCGGGGAACGCGAAGGGAACGGTGA